TAATTAAATTTGAGAAAACTCTCCCAAGTGAACTCTCATCTCCCAAAACTGCCGGAATCTTAGAAACTGTATGAAATTCAAGAGTAATATTTTTCTCTTCAGCTTGTACTCTGGACTGTTCAACAATGGTAGAAAGCAGGCTTACAATATCTAATTCTCTTGTTCGTAAAGTTCTTCCTCGAGAGTCAATCTTAGATAGCAACAATAAATCTTCTACCAGAGATTCCATTCTCAATGCATTTTCTAAAATATTTTCTACATCTTTTCGAACTGCATCTGAAGACTTCTCAACCAATCCCCAATCTAATAATGTTTCTGCATAAATTTTTAAAACAGTTATTGGTGTTTTTAGCTCATGTGATACATTTGCAACAAACTTTTTACGTTCAATATCTTCTTCAATTTCATCGCTAATATCTCTTACAAATATTACAGCTCCTTGGCTCTTCGAAATAGTCCAGAAATTCTCATCAGTATTTCCTTTTTTTATCAAAGAATATTGAACATGTAAATTTTTGTCTCCGACTATTAAATCACTTTCACCAAATTGGCTACCTAAAAGATATGTAGCTTTTAAACCATTTTCTAAGCCAAATTCATTCAAAAAATCTTCGAAAGTTAAAGGAGTTTTTTCAATACCTAGTAAATTTGTTAATTGAGAATCTGCCATTTGCAAATTACCATTGGGTCCGTACACTACAATTCCTAAACCGGCACCCTCAAATATACTCAATAGACGTTTTCTTTCTTCAGAAATAGTCTCTTCAGTTTTACCTTGTTTATTGCTTATAACCTTCTTATTGAAAAAATAGCTAATCGATATAACTATAACTGTTACTATGAAAACAAATAATAGAGCTAGCAGAAAATCTTTTCTAGAGCTAAACAATAGTAATACATTTAATGATGTCATACTTCTATAGATCCTTATTGAAATAGTAACCCACACCACGTTTAGTAATTATATACTTATAGTCATTAGTATCTGGTTCTAGTTTCTCTCTAGCACGTCTTACAGTAACATCAACCGTTCTGACATCACCATAATATTCATATTCCCAAACTTCTTGTAATAATTCTTCCCTAGTAAACACTTGACCTGCATGATTAGCCAAAAATGCAACCAGTTGGAATTCTCT
Above is a window of Fastidiosipila sanguinis DNA encoding:
- a CDS encoding sensor histidine kinase codes for the protein MTSLNVLLLFSSRKDFLLALLFVFIVTVIVISISYFFNKKVISNKQGKTEETISEERKRLLSIFEGAGLGIVVYGPNGNLQMADSQLTNLLGIEKTPLTFEDFLNEFGLENGLKATYLLGSQFGESDLIVGDKNLHVQYSLIKKGNTDENFWTISKSQGAVIFVRDISDEIEEDIERKKFVANVSHELKTPITVLKIYAETLLDWGLVEKSSDAVRKDVENILENALRMESLVEDLLLLSKIDSRGRTLRTRELDIVSLLSTIVEQSRVQAEEKNITLEFHTVSKIPAVLGDESSLGRVFSNLITNAIKYTDKGGRVDIYISRVINDIVIKVKDNGLGISEKDQKKIFDRFYRVDQTGSREYGGTGLGLSIAKELVELHKGKLSVNSILTYGSEFVVSLPIASKIYMQVIDNLEFEKDKNRTGRDTESLNYAAYEFLLERAHQIGIAKESLEDLSDEEKLILAEPYIKERKDFSRKKIDVAKNNNDTNLETKVEVEAISTEENTNSGSEDQDLSQNNKAQEENNTDNTTELDQNESEGAHAAEDDKYAMELDPVKENQEIEADEYKSDPNEKTSDIESLGQ